The DNA segment CATTAGCAAAGGAATATGGAAAAGTAGAACTGGAATGGCGTCTTTACAGAGGAAACATGAACAACTGTATCCTCAACAATTCTTCAAAAAAAGCTAAAAAATGCATGGAGTATCATAACTCAATGTTCAGAGGCACCCTTATCAATTACAACAACTATATTACAAACCTTACCAGAAAGAATGGTTATCTTGGAGTAGAAGGTGATACAAAATTTGAATTGAATCCTTCTGAAGTAACTACAAAACTAAGTGAATCTTATTTCAATGGAAATGACGCTGCCAACAGAATGAAAGGGAATCAGAAAAAAGAATTTTTAAGTCAGACTACAGCAGACGACAATGCACTTAAGCCTTTTAATCAGCTTACAGTAGAATAATTAATCTGCTTTTAAAACAATATTCCCGCTTCTAAAGGCGGGATTTTTTTTGCCCTTTGTATAAATTAGGGTATGGCATAATAATTAGTACCATTCTAATAATAATACGAAAAAGATGAGCAGATTAAAAAAAGGAGATATGGTACGATGGAATTCCAGCAATGGAGAAACTCATGGCGCCATCACAAAAGTCCACATCAAAGATTTTGTATTTATGAACAGGCAACGGAGAGCTTCCGAAGATGAACCGCAGTATGAGGTAATGAGCGAAAAAACAGGAAAATCCGCTGTACATAAAGCATCAGCATTAAAGAAAATGTAAAGGCCGCAAATTTGCGGCCTTTACATTTATACTATTATTTTATTTTATCATAAATAAATTTGGTAACAATTGCTCCGAAGAGATAATAGGCAACCGTCATTATTTTTTTCTGATTATTCTCGGCAACCGGTGTATTATCCAGTCCGAGCTTTTCAGGAAGCGCAACTGCGCCAAGTCCCATTAAAACTCCGGAAGCTACATTAAAACCGGTAGTCGCTGTTGCGGCGTAATACATTCCGTTTCCAATAACATCCCCTGCCAACGTTGCAGCATACAGCTGATCATGGTTGGTAACTTTTGCGTCTACTTTATCCAACGCTTTGTTTAAAGCTTCTTCTCCCACTTTATTAATCTCGGGAACATTATCGAAATTTTTTCTGATGGCTTCGTGCAGAAGGCTTAGCGCTACGGCACCGCCCAAACCTGCCAGGATTTTTTTATACATACTATTATCATTTAAATGGTGTAGTAATCTATCTGCATAAATTAAGCCATTGGGAAAACAAAAAGTACCATATAAAAATAAAAAGAGCATTGCCTGTTGACAATACTCTCTGTAGTAGCGGGAACCGGACTCGAACCGATGACCTTCGGGTTATGAGCCCGACGAGCTACCTACTGCTCCATCCCGCGGTGTATTTTTTAAAACGCCACCACAGCGTTCTTAGTAGCGGGGACACGACTCGAACGTGCGACCTTCGGGTTATGAGCCCGACGAGCTACCTACTGCTCCACCCCGCGGTATATTTTTTGTAACGTTACCGATAACGTTAATCTTAGTAGCGGGAACCGGACTCGAACCGATGACCTTCGGGTTATGAGCCCGACGAGCTACCTACTGCTCCATCCCGCGATATTGGATTGCAAATATACGACAATTTTTTGAAAATCCTAATTTTTCTTTTAAATAAAGGACTTTCACCAAAACTATTTTAATATTTGTATCTTTGAACTATGGCAAAAATATTGAGAATTTATCCCGAAAACCCTCAGGAAAATCTTATTAATGAGGTTATTAAAACTTTAAATAATGGCGGACTGATCATTTACCCGTCCGATACGGTGTATGCGCTGGGCTGTAATATTTTTGACATTAAAGCCATGGAAAAGCTTGCACAGATTAAAAAAATGAAGCTGGAGAAAGCCCAGTTCTCAATAATTTGTAATGACCTGAGCCATCTTTCAGATTTTACGCGGCCTATTGATACTTCTGTGTTCAGGTTCCTTAAAAGTCATCTTCCCGGTCCGTTTACTTTTATTCTGGATGCCAATAAAAGCCTTCCTTTGGCTTACAAAGGACATAAAACCATTGGTATCCGAGTCCCGGATCATCCGATTCCCCAGCTGATTGTGGAAAAATTAGGACATCCCATTGCATCAACGTCTATAAAAGATGATGACGAAATCATTGAATATTCTACCGACCCGGAACTGATCGCCGAAAAATATGATCATCTGGTAGACATTGTTATTGATTCCGGATACGGAGATAATGTGGCTTCTACAATTGTAGATCTTACTTCCGGAGAACCGGAACTGATCCGACAGGGAAAAGGGATCATTTAAAAACGATTTTAAATTATAAAGTTTAAACAATTTATTATTTACTGATATTCACATATCTGTATTTTAACTATGAAAATACTTACCTCACCTGCCAAATTGATGAATACTGAAAATACTACGGATCTGCTGAAAACAACAGTCCCGAAATTCATTGATGATGCAGCTTACATACAGTCTTATCTCAAAGAAAAATCACCGAAATACCTTTCAGAGCTGATGGAAATTTCAACCAAGCTGGCGGATGAAAACTGGGAAAGGAACCAGAAATGGAAGGCAAAACCTACGGCAAAAGAATCTGCTCCGGCACTCTATGCCTTTACCGGTGAGGTCTACAGGGGTTTAGACGCCAAAACACTGGATAAAAATGCGGTGGATTACCTGCAGAAAAACCACAGGATTCTTTCCGGCTTATACGGGTTGTTGAAACCTTCGGATAAAGTCATGCTGTATCGTCTGGAAATGGGACGGCCATTTGAATTTGAAAATTATAAAAATCTATACGAATTCTGGAAAGAGAAAATCACAGATCAGTTGAATGGTGAAATGAAAAAGAATGAAATTCTTCTTAATCTGGCAAGCAATGAATATTTTAAAGTGGTTGACCGGAAAAAGCTCAATCATACGGTTATTGATTTTGACTTCTATGAATTAAAGGACGGAAAACCAAAAACTATCGTCGTATATACCAAACATGCCAGAGGAATGGTGGTACGCTTTTGTGCTGAAACCAATGCTAAAACGCTGAATGATGTTAAAGCATTTAATTACGAAGGCTACAGAATCGATGAAGATAAATCAACAGATACTAAACTGGTTTTTACAAGATAAATGACGATTTCAGAATATAAAGAACATTTTAAAACAGAGCTTTCCGGATTGTATACCGATTCCGAAAACGCTTTTTTAAGTTCCATTTTTATTGAAAAAATTACAGGATTTAATTCTTTTTACCAGAGAAGATTCTCAGATCAGGAACTGTTGCTTGATGATGAAAAAAAACTTTCTGAAGTTTGCACTGAATTAAAAACCGGAAAACCATATCAGCATATTCTTGGTGAAGCAGAATTCTACGGAATGACTTTTTTCGTCAATAAACATGTCCTTATTCCCCGGCCGGAAACAGAAGAATTGCTGGAATTGGCTATAAAAAAATTCACGCCTCCGCACTACCAAGTGACAGCCTGAAAATCCTCGACATCGGAACGGGAAGTGGAATTATTCCTCTGGTTTTGAAGAAACACTTTCCTGATGCTAAAGTTTCTTCTGTTGATTATTCTGAAAAAGCTCTGGAAGTGGCAAAAAAGAATGCTGATTTTCATCAAATGAATATCAATTTCATCCATGCCGATTACCTGAATTTTGTACTGGAAGAACAATTTGATGTGATCATTTCCAATCCGCCCTATATCGGAATTTATGAACAGGACGAAATTGAAGATTCCGTAAAAGGTTTTGAACCGGAAATGGCGCTCTTCTCTCCGACCTCAGACGCCCTGATTTTTTACAGGAAAATTGCTGAAGATGCTCAAAAACAATTAGCAGACAATGGATTATTATTTCTTGAAATCAATCAAAAATTGGGTCCTGAAACGCTGGAGTTGTACGAAGATTTTGCAGAAGCAGAACTGATAAAAGATTTATCCGGAAATGACCGGTTTATTTTTGGAAAAAAGTAATAACCGTAATACTTGCAATCAACGATTGTAGGCGATTTTAGGAAATACCAAAGTAAAAGCTTTCAGGAATTTATATTTGAAAGCAATAAAGGAAAGCAGGTTGCTTTTGTAAACAGTATTGTTGAAGCAGTGAATAAATTTTCAGATTAAAATATTTTATCAGTCTTTACGTTATAAACAAAAACTAAACCGTGTCCGCATGAGAAAAAGATTTTGCATTATAGGAATTTTATTTATTTCATTCGCTTCAGCTCAGGAATTTACTACTTTTAAAAATGGGCTTATTTATAATGAAAAAACAATGGATAAGCTTGGCAAAATTGTTGATTCATTACATCTGAAATATAAAACTTGTGATCTCACCAAAATCTATTTTTCAAAAAAACAGGTAAAAGGCTGTATCATCAATCTCAATTCGGGAAATGTCGCCCAGGCAAAAAAAGATATGGACAACAATATTTCACTGGAAAACTTCATTCTTAAATATCCAGGTGCTACAGTCAGAAAAGATATTCTTATTATAAAAACGAAGACAAAAGATTATAATAAAAAGAATATTATAACATATGATGAACTATCCCTTAATAATAATTACGGGCTTTATTTGGAAAAAGATGATAAAAAACCTTCCGTTGAAAAGCCCGAAAAAGGAACTTGGGTATATGATTATCAGCCTAAAACTTCCTATTCTGAAGAATATATTGAAGCATTTTATTTTCCCGAAAATTTTAAAAGCATTCCTTTAGATCAGAAATATTCAAAACAAATTGTTTACTCTGATTGTCTCATTGATCTCTCAACGACAAAATTTAAGGAAAATGCTAAAAGCGAAAGATTTAATGCGGTTGTTACCCTTCCCGAAAATTGGCAGAGCCTCCCAAAAAATAAGAAAGAAAAGCTTTTGGATGAGATGAGATCATCTGAAGCCGTAGGATCATGCAGTAATGATTTCAGTCCAAGAATTCAGGGTGTAAATATGGCTCTTTTATCAGCAGAAACTGCTCATTGGGAAATATTTTTAAGATCTCATCTCGATATCATGAACGACCGTTTTGAAAGAGTATCTGATGCAAGTTATGCATGGAAAGACCGTCAAACCTACATTAAAGAGTTGGAAGAATTGGACATTAATGTTCCTGATCTTTTACTTGGGATTTATTTCAGAATAGATAATGCTGAAAAAAACCACTATTACGGAGATATCGGAAGACTTGGACGTGCTATTTCAGAATCAAAAAATAGAGAACTTTTTCTTACGAACATTCTTTCGATGATTAAAGATGAAAAGCTCGATGATTACAATAGAGTTTTAGCTTATTTTCTCTTTATGAACTGTAATTATTACACCAAAAGCAAAACAGAAAAAAAATTCAATAATGCCAAAGTTATTAATGCCGTAAAAACACTTCCGAAATACCTGTCAGACAAAATTAAAGTTGAAGTAATATAAACAAAAAACCAATGAAATTGTTCATTGGTTTTACTTTATCATTTAATTTTAAACTATCCTATCCTTTTACGTACAAAGATTTCATACGCGAGATAAATCAGCGGGAGCGACATAATCCCCAAATAAAGAGAGTTGGCGATCGCAGCCTGCGGCTGAACAGCAACCGCATACACCAGCCCAAAAAAGGCACCTCCCAAGTGTGCAGCATGA comes from the Chryseobacterium nepalense genome and includes:
- a CDS encoding DUF2945 domain-containing protein, with the protein product MSRLKKGDMVRWNSSNGETHGAITKVHIKDFVFMNRQRRASEDEPQYEVMSEKTGKSAVHKASALKKM
- a CDS encoding L-threonylcarbamoyladenylate synthase gives rise to the protein MAKILRIYPENPQENLINEVIKTLNNGGLIIYPSDTVYALGCNIFDIKAMEKLAQIKKMKLEKAQFSIICNDLSHLSDFTRPIDTSVFRFLKSHLPGPFTFILDANKSLPLAYKGHKTIGIRVPDHPIPQLIVEKLGHPIASTSIKDDDEIIEYSTDPELIAEKYDHLVDIVIDSGYGDNVASTIVDLTSGEPELIRQGKGII
- the yaaA gene encoding peroxide stress protein YaaA; translation: MKILTSPAKLMNTENTTDLLKTTVPKFIDDAAYIQSYLKEKSPKYLSELMEISTKLADENWERNQKWKAKPTAKESAPALYAFTGEVYRGLDAKTLDKNAVDYLQKNHRILSGLYGLLKPSDKVMLYRLEMGRPFEFENYKNLYEFWKEKITDQLNGEMKKNEILLNLASNEYFKVVDRKKLNHTVIDFDFYELKDGKPKTIVVYTKHARGMVVRFCAETNAKTLNDVKAFNYEGYRIDEDKSTDTKLVFTR
- a CDS encoding HemK/PrmC family methyltransferase, whose protein sequence is MPLVLKKHFPDAKVSSVDYSEKALEVAKKNADFHQMNINFIHADYLNFVLEEQFDVIISNPPYIGIYEQDEIEDSVKGFEPEMALFSPTSDALIFYRKIAEDAQKQLADNGLLFLEINQKLGPETLELYEDFAEAELIKDLSGNDRFIFGKK
- a CDS encoding DUF4180 domain-containing protein; translation: MQSTIVGDFRKYQSKSFQEFIFESNKGKQVAFVNSIVEAVNKFSD